One window of Nocardia sp. NBC_00508 genomic DNA carries:
- a CDS encoding Dyp-type peroxidase, producing the protein MGEPQPILEPLTPAAIFLVATIDEGGEAVVRDLLADINGLRRSVGFRLPGAGLSCVTSIGSAAWDRLFAGPKPAELHEFPGFTGQRHTAPATPGDLLFHLRAQVQDACFELAMAIADRLAGAATIVDETVGFRYFEQRDLLGFVDGTENPEGRAAAAAALVGEEDPRFAGGSYVTVQKYTHPLADWRALSVEEQERVIGRTKLDDFELSDSDQPADSHVAVNTLIDPDGTERQILRGNMPFGSVRDGEFGTYYIAYAATPSVIERMLTRMFLGTDEAAYDRILDFSTAVTGTSFFAPTIDFLDDPPPAPWVTAEHAVSLGTDGAGPAGPPGTDALAGEGSLGIGTLKRSTRS; encoded by the coding sequence ATGGGTGAGCCGCAGCCGATCCTCGAACCGCTCACACCGGCCGCCATCTTCCTGGTCGCCACTATCGACGAGGGTGGCGAAGCAGTGGTGCGGGATCTGCTCGCCGACATCAACGGTCTGCGCCGCTCGGTGGGCTTCCGGCTGCCGGGCGCAGGCCTCAGCTGCGTCACGTCGATCGGCTCCGCCGCGTGGGACCGGCTGTTCGCCGGGCCCAAACCCGCTGAGCTGCATGAGTTTCCCGGCTTCACCGGCCAGCGCCACACCGCGCCCGCGACACCGGGCGACCTGCTCTTCCACCTCAGGGCCCAAGTGCAGGACGCCTGTTTCGAGCTGGCCATGGCCATCGCCGACCGGCTCGCCGGCGCGGCGACCATCGTGGACGAGACCGTCGGCTTCCGCTACTTCGAGCAGCGCGACCTGCTCGGCTTCGTGGACGGCACCGAGAACCCCGAAGGGCGTGCCGCGGCCGCCGCCGCGCTGGTCGGCGAGGAGGACCCGCGGTTCGCCGGCGGTAGCTACGTGACCGTGCAGAAGTACACCCACCCGCTGGCGGACTGGCGGGCGCTGTCGGTCGAGGAGCAGGAGCGCGTGATCGGCCGCACCAAGCTGGACGACTTCGAACTCTCCGACTCCGACCAGCCCGCAGACTCGCACGTCGCGGTCAACACGCTGATCGATCCGGACGGCACCGAGCGCCAGATTCTGCGCGGCAACATGCCGTTCGGCAGCGTGCGTGACGGCGAGTTCGGCACGTATTACATCGCCTACGCGGCCACCCCGAGCGTCATCGAACGCATGCTCACCCGCATGTTCCTCGGCACCGACGAGGCCGCTTACGACCGGATCCTGGATTTCTCCACCGCCGTGACCGGAACCTCGTTCTTCGCCCCGACCATCGATTTCCTCGACGATCCGCCGCCGGCTCCGTGGGTCACGGCGGAACACGCGGTATCCCTCGGCACGGACGGCGCCGGTCCGGCAGGTCCGCCCGGTACCGACGCGCTAGCGGGCGAGGGTTCACTCGGCATCGGCACGTTGAAAAGGAGCACCAGGTCATGA
- a CDS encoding cupin domain-containing protein, with translation MDKKSLTAVARQQLKLAATATSGRSSQTIYGGHTHALRQTVVGLTAGQSLAEHDNYGEATLLVLSGTLTLVSGANEWKGSAGDLIVVPKARHSVKAVDDVAFLLTVAK, from the coding sequence ATGGACAAGAAATCGCTGACTGCGGTCGCGCGCCAACAACTGAAGTTGGCTGCCACCGCCACGAGCGGACGCAGTTCACAAACGATCTACGGCGGTCATACGCATGCTCTGCGGCAAACGGTGGTCGGCCTGACAGCCGGGCAGAGCCTGGCCGAGCACGACAACTACGGCGAGGCCACCCTGCTGGTGCTCAGCGGCACGCTGACGCTGGTCAGCGGCGCCAACGAATGGAAGGGATCGGCGGGCGACCTGATCGTGGTGCCCAAGGCGCGCCACAGCGTCAAGGCGGTCGATGACGTCGCGTTTCTGCTGACCGTAGCCAAGTAG
- a CDS encoding dihydrofolate reductase yields MSRTVGLIWAQTLDGVIGSRNTIPWRLPEDMANFKDVTWGHPVVMGRRTWDSLPPRFRPLAGRRNIVVTRQPEWAAEGAERAASVAEALESCGSGTVWIAGGSEIYRVAMEFATALRVTEIDTTVEGDAYAPPIGSEWEPDDPEPWRTSSTGLRFRIRHYTRARSA; encoded by the coding sequence ATGAGCCGCACGGTCGGGCTGATCTGGGCGCAGACCCTGGACGGGGTGATCGGGTCGCGCAACACCATCCCCTGGCGCTTGCCCGAGGACATGGCGAACTTCAAGGACGTCACATGGGGTCATCCCGTGGTCATGGGCAGGCGGACCTGGGATTCGCTACCGCCGCGATTCCGGCCGCTGGCCGGTCGCCGAAACATCGTGGTGACCAGGCAACCCGAGTGGGCGGCCGAGGGGGCCGAGCGCGCCGCGTCGGTAGCCGAGGCACTGGAGAGCTGTGGCTCCGGCACCGTATGGATCGCCGGTGGAAGCGAGATCTACCGGGTCGCTATGGAATTCGCGACCGCCCTCCGAGTGACCGAGATCGACACCACGGTCGAAGGCGACGCCTACGCGCCACCGATCGGCTCCGAGTGGGAGCCAGACGACCCGGAACCCTGGCGCACGTCGAGCACCGGTCTGCGCTTCCGCATCCGGCACTACACCCGCGCGCGATCAGCTTGA
- a CDS encoding thymidylate synthase: MAPDALDPASTPDTQYEDLLRLVLASGTRKADRTGTGTRSVFGHQLRYDLSAGFPLVTTKKVHLKSIVYELLWFLRGDSNIGWLRQHGVSIWDEWADAAGELGPVYGVQWRSWPTPDGTHIDQIAQVLQTLRTNPDSRRIIVSAWNVADLDKMALAPCHAFFQFYVADGKLSCQLYQRSADLFLGVPFNIASYALLTHMVAQQTELTPGDFIWTGGDCHIYDNHSDQVTEQLTRDPYPFPTLRLRPAPTLFDYRYEDVEVVSYQHHPAIKAPVAV, translated from the coding sequence GTGGCCCCTGACGCGCTCGATCCGGCTTCCACCCCCGATACCCAGTACGAGGACCTGCTGCGGTTGGTGCTCGCGTCCGGCACGAGGAAGGCCGACCGGACCGGTACCGGAACCCGCAGCGTCTTCGGCCATCAGCTTCGCTACGACCTCTCGGCCGGGTTCCCCCTGGTCACCACCAAGAAGGTCCACCTGAAGTCGATCGTCTACGAGTTGCTGTGGTTCCTGCGCGGCGACTCCAATATCGGCTGGCTGCGCCAGCATGGCGTCTCCATCTGGGACGAATGGGCCGACGCCGCCGGCGAGCTCGGGCCGGTCTACGGCGTGCAGTGGCGGTCGTGGCCGACGCCGGACGGCACCCACATCGATCAGATCGCCCAGGTGCTGCAGACCCTGCGCACCAACCCGGATTCCCGGCGCATCATCGTCTCCGCGTGGAACGTGGCCGACCTGGACAAGATGGCGCTGGCCCCGTGCCACGCGTTCTTCCAGTTCTACGTGGCCGACGGCAAGCTGTCCTGCCAGCTGTACCAGCGCAGCGCCGACCTGTTCCTCGGCGTCCCGTTCAACATCGCCAGCTACGCACTGTTGACCCACATGGTCGCTCAGCAGACCGAGCTGACCCCCGGTGATTTCATCTGGACCGGCGGCGACTGCCACATCTACGACAACCACTCCGACCAGGTCACCGAGCAGCTGACCCGCGACCCCTACCCGTTTCCCACGCTGCGGCTGCGTCCCGCGCCGACGCTGTTCGACTACCGCTACGAGGACGTGGAAGTGGTCAGCTACCAGCATCATCCGGCCATCAAGGCCCCGGTGGCGGTGTGA
- the cobF gene encoding precorrin-6A synthase (deacetylating) — protein sequence MRKLYVIGIGAGDPDQVTMQAVKAIRQVDVFFVIGKGEAKRELVDVRTAVLDEHMDRPYRIVPIVDPPRHRTPADYVDVVEDWHDRRSALLESAFAEVDGVGGILVWGDPALYDSTLRMIERVLARGVARFDYEVIPGITSAQALAARHRIVLHGIGEPLRITTGRRLREEGLGAENALVMLDGDCSFTAISGEDVHIWWGAYLGMPDETLIEGPLPAVRDEIVRARAELRDRKGWIMDIYLLRRGGGAS from the coding sequence ATGCGCAAGCTCTACGTGATCGGCATCGGCGCCGGAGATCCCGATCAGGTCACCATGCAGGCGGTCAAGGCGATTCGGCAGGTCGACGTGTTCTTCGTGATCGGCAAGGGCGAGGCCAAGCGGGAACTGGTCGACGTGCGGACCGCGGTGCTGGACGAGCACATGGACCGGCCGTACCGGATCGTGCCGATCGTCGACCCGCCGCGCCACCGGACGCCCGCCGACTACGTGGACGTCGTCGAGGACTGGCACGATCGAAGGTCGGCGCTGCTGGAATCGGCCTTCGCCGAGGTCGACGGGGTGGGCGGCATCCTGGTCTGGGGTGATCCCGCGTTGTACGACAGCACGCTGCGGATGATCGAGCGGGTGCTCGCGCGTGGTGTGGCGCGCTTCGACTACGAGGTGATTCCGGGGATCACCAGCGCGCAGGCGTTGGCCGCACGTCATCGCATCGTGCTGCACGGAATCGGGGAACCGCTGCGCATCACCACCGGCCGCCGCCTGCGGGAGGAGGGACTCGGCGCCGAGAACGCGCTGGTGATGTTGGACGGCGACTGCTCGTTCACCGCGATATCGGGCGAGGACGTGCACATCTGGTGGGGCGCCTACCTCGGCATGCCGGACGAGACGCTGATCGAGGGCCCGCTGCCAGCGGTGCGGGACGAGATCGTCCGTGCCCGCGCCGAACTGCGTGACCGCAAGGGCTGGATCATGGACATCTATCTGCTGCGCCGCGGCGGGGGAGCGTCGTAA
- a CDS encoding Fpg/Nei family DNA glycosylase, translating to MPELPEVEALAQFLREHAVGAVVGRVDVAALSAVKTFEPPVTALSGRDVTGAGRWGKFLGMECDGLWLVTHLSRGGWLRWIDEPSPTPPKPGGKSPLALRVHFFTPEGATPAFDLTEAGTKKRLAAYVVEDPKAVPGIARLGPDALEVTEAQFAEILHGTSQRIKTALVDQALLAGIGNAYSDEILHTARISPFANTKTLPDDTLAELYAAMREVLSDAVRRSVGQDAARLKGEKRSGMRVHARTGLACPVCRDTVREVSYAERSFQYCATCQTGGKVLADRRMSRLLK from the coding sequence GTGCCTGAGCTACCCGAAGTGGAGGCGTTGGCGCAGTTCCTGCGGGAACATGCGGTCGGCGCGGTGGTCGGGCGCGTCGACGTGGCCGCTTTGAGCGCGGTCAAGACGTTCGAGCCCCCGGTGACGGCGTTGTCGGGGCGGGACGTTACCGGGGCAGGGCGCTGGGGCAAGTTCCTCGGCATGGAATGCGATGGACTGTGGCTGGTCACGCATCTGTCGCGGGGCGGGTGGCTGCGCTGGATCGATGAACCGAGCCCGACGCCGCCGAAGCCGGGCGGCAAGAGCCCGCTCGCGCTGCGGGTGCATTTCTTCACGCCGGAAGGGGCGACGCCGGCGTTCGACCTCACCGAGGCGGGCACGAAGAAGCGGCTCGCGGCGTACGTCGTGGAGGATCCCAAGGCAGTCCCAGGCATAGCGCGCCTCGGCCCCGACGCGCTGGAGGTCACCGAGGCGCAGTTCGCCGAGATCCTGCACGGCACTTCACAGCGGATCAAGACGGCGCTCGTCGACCAGGCGCTATTGGCGGGAATCGGCAACGCCTACTCCGACGAGATCCTGCACACCGCGCGGATCTCACCGTTCGCGAATACGAAGACGCTGCCCGACGACACGCTGGCCGAGCTGTACGCGGCCATGCGCGAAGTGCTCAGCGACGCGGTGCGCCGGTCGGTCGGCCAGGACGCCGCACGTCTGAAGGGCGAGAAGCGTTCCGGCATGCGGGTACACGCCCGCACCGGACTGGCCTGCCCGGTCTGCCGCGACACCGTCCGCGAGGTCTCCTACGCCGAGCGGTCCTTCCAGTACTGCGCCACCTGTCAGACCGGGGGCAAGGTGCTCGCGGACCGGCGGATGTCCCGGCTGCTGAAGTAG
- a CDS encoding carboxylesterase/lipase family protein: MVATTDIATADGVVRGHRGRRVSRWRSIPYASPPLGDLRFRAPQPVEPWSGVRAATEFTSAAMQHRSGARIGPRAYQPTSEDALTLNVTAPATPAARPRPVLVFLHGGGYLIGTSALALYSGARLAVRGDVVMVSLNYRLGAFGYVDFSEFGTPGQPFDTNLGLRDQIAALEWVRTNIAAFGGDPGNVTIFGESAGAHAVLSLMATPAAKGLFHRVISQSPPADWAMTAEEARAFARRCVTALGATPDTAGAALRTAGANDIRRAVDRSINRVLREQPGVFPACPVVDGDFLPRAPIDAIADGSAHRVPLIIGTNRDEGTLFAKYADELPTTPGRLRAALARSSDAAESRIAAAYPGYPEPKAAVRAGGDFTFWRPCLTVTEGHSRHAPTYAYRYDFAPRVLHLAGLGATHATDLIPVFGAGDSPFGRALTAAGGRRGLRAVTDQFQDNWLAFADTGAPLPSWPAYTEARRSTLIIDYPTHVEHDPDQAKRLAWQGVRIPTLT; this comes from the coding sequence ATGGTGGCAACAACGGATATCGCGACCGCCGACGGTGTCGTCCGCGGTCATCGTGGCCGCCGCGTATCCCGCTGGCGATCCATACCGTACGCGTCTCCCCCGCTGGGAGACTTGCGGTTTCGCGCGCCGCAGCCGGTCGAGCCGTGGTCCGGCGTCCGGGCGGCCACCGAGTTCACCTCCGCCGCGATGCAGCATCGCTCCGGGGCGCGGATCGGACCGCGCGCCTACCAGCCGACCAGTGAGGACGCGCTGACACTGAATGTCACCGCGCCCGCGACACCCGCCGCGCGCCCGCGACCGGTGCTGGTCTTCCTCCACGGCGGCGGCTACCTGATCGGCACCTCCGCGCTGGCGCTGTATTCCGGTGCGCGGCTCGCTGTGCGCGGCGATGTGGTCATGGTGTCGCTGAACTATCGGCTCGGCGCGTTCGGCTATGTCGACTTCAGCGAGTTCGGTACGCCAGGGCAGCCGTTCGACACGAACCTAGGGCTGCGCGACCAGATTGCCGCACTGGAGTGGGTGCGCACCAATATCGCGGCCTTCGGCGGCGATCCGGGCAACGTGACGATCTTCGGTGAGTCGGCCGGTGCGCACGCGGTGCTCAGCCTGATGGCCACTCCGGCAGCGAAAGGCCTGTTCCATCGCGTCATTTCGCAGAGCCCGCCCGCCGACTGGGCGATGACCGCCGAGGAGGCCCGCGCCTTCGCCCGCCGCTGCGTCACGGCACTGGGCGCCACGCCGGACACCGCGGGCGCCGCGTTGCGCACGGCGGGCGCCAACGACATCCGTCGCGCGGTCGACCGCAGCATCAATCGGGTGCTGCGCGAACAACCGGGCGTCTTCCCCGCCTGTCCGGTCGTGGACGGTGACTTCCTGCCGCGCGCCCCCATCGACGCCATCGCCGACGGCTCTGCCCACCGGGTGCCGCTGATCATCGGCACGAACCGGGACGAAGGGACGCTGTTCGCCAAGTACGCCGACGAACTGCCCACAACGCCAGGGCGGCTGCGCGCCGCGCTGGCCCGTTCCAGCGATGCCGCCGAATCCCGGATCGCCGCGGCGTATCCCGGCTATCCGGAGCCGAAGGCCGCGGTACGCGCCGGCGGCGATTTCACCTTCTGGCGGCCTTGCCTGACCGTCACGGAAGGCCACAGCAGGCATGCGCCCACCTACGCCTACCGCTACGACTTCGCCCCGCGCGTCCTGCATCTGGCGGGTCTCGGCGCCACACATGCGACTGACCTCATCCCGGTCTTCGGCGCGGGCGACTCCCCCTTCGGCCGGGCGCTGACCGCCGCGGGCGGTCGGCGCGGGCTGCGGGCGGTCACCGATCAGTTCCAGGACAACTGGCTCGCGTTCGCCGACACCGGCGCTCCGCTACCCTCCTGGCCCGCCTACACCGAAGCCCGCAGATCCACCCTGATCATCGACTATCCCACCCACGTGGAACACGACCCGGACCAAGCGAAAAGACTTGCCTGGCAAGGCGTTCGGATACCGACACTGACCTGA
- a CDS encoding dihydrolipoyl dehydrogenase family protein, producing MPNTPTEYDVIVIGGGPAGENAAAYAVAGSDRTAALVERELVGGECSYWACVPSKALLRPGHVLAAARAMPGVAATGLDVAAVLRRRDAFVHDHDDSAQADWAKDNRIDVVRGTGSLAGERLVDVDGRQLRARHAVVLATGTTANIPDVPGLRAALPWTSRDVTNLHEVPRRAAVIGGGVVACEAATWLAALGAEVTVLVRGSALLAAVEPFAGERVASALTEAGVRVRFGTAPTAVERTAAKDTGEGWIHGDPVTVRLRGPEGDSTLEVDELVVAAGRTPATARLDLAAVGLPDGYVAVDDHLTVRGVEGRWLYAIGDVNHRAALTHMGKYQGRVCGDVIAARAEGKPLEDARFVASSDHGKVPQVVFTAPEVASVGLTEAAAREAGHAVETVELDIAVAGSALSRDDYAGHAKLVIDSAADTLLGATFVGPDVGEQLHAATIAVVGGVPLSRLWHAVPAFPAVSEFWLRLLEARRA from the coding sequence ATGCCGAACACACCGACCGAATACGACGTCATCGTGATCGGTGGCGGACCGGCGGGCGAGAACGCCGCCGCCTACGCCGTCGCGGGCAGTGACCGGACAGCCGCCCTCGTGGAACGCGAGCTCGTCGGCGGGGAATGTTCCTATTGGGCCTGTGTCCCGAGCAAGGCCCTGCTGCGGCCGGGCCACGTGCTTGCGGCCGCGCGGGCGATGCCCGGTGTCGCCGCGACCGGACTCGACGTGGCCGCGGTGCTGCGGCGACGCGACGCGTTCGTGCACGACCACGACGACTCCGCGCAGGCCGACTGGGCGAAAGACAACCGCATCGACGTCGTGCGCGGCACCGGGAGTCTCGCCGGGGAGCGCTTGGTGGACGTCGACGGACGGCAACTGCGCGCCAGGCATGCCGTGGTGCTGGCCACCGGCACCACCGCCAATATCCCCGATGTGCCCGGCCTGCGCGCCGCGCTGCCCTGGACATCCCGCGACGTCACCAACCTGCACGAGGTCCCGCGCCGGGCCGCCGTCATCGGCGGGGGCGTGGTGGCCTGCGAAGCGGCGACCTGGCTGGCCGCGCTCGGCGCCGAAGTCACCGTGCTGGTGCGCGGCTCGGCGTTGCTGGCGGCGGTCGAACCGTTCGCGGGCGAGCGGGTGGCCTCGGCGCTGACCGAAGCGGGCGTGCGGGTGCGGTTCGGGACCGCGCCGACCGCCGTCGAGCGTACGGCGGCGAAGGACACCGGCGAAGGGTGGATCCACGGCGATCCGGTCACGGTGCGGTTGCGTGGCCCGGAGGGCGACTCGACGCTCGAGGTGGACGAACTCGTGGTCGCGGCGGGCCGCACGCCCGCCACCGCGCGGCTGGACTTGGCCGCTGTCGGACTGCCCGACGGTTACGTCGCCGTCGACGACCATCTCACCGTCCGCGGCGTCGAGGGCCGATGGCTGTATGCGATCGGCGACGTGAACCATCGCGCGGCGCTCACTCATATGGGCAAGTACCAGGGCAGAGTGTGCGGTGACGTGATCGCGGCCCGCGCCGAGGGCAAGCCGCTGGAGGACGCGAGATTCGTCGCGAGCTCCGACCACGGCAAGGTGCCGCAGGTGGTGTTCACCGCACCCGAGGTGGCCTCCGTCGGTCTGACCGAGGCCGCGGCCAGAGAGGCGGGCCACGCGGTCGAGACCGTCGAACTCGACATCGCGGTGGCCGGTTCCGCGCTCTCCCGGGACGACTATGCCGGACACGCGAAGCTGGTGATCGACAGCGCCGCCGACACCTTGCTCGGCGCCACGTTCGTCGGCCCCGACGTGGGCGAGCAACTGCATGCCGCCACCATCGCGGTGGTGGGTGGAGTGCCGCTGTCCCGTCTTTGGCACGCGGTGCCGGCCTTCCCGGCGGTCAGCGAGTTCTGGCTGCGGCTGTTGGAGGCGCGGCGCGCGTAG
- a CDS encoding DUF2630 family protein, protein MSEQDILARIKKLVDQEHELRSQATRGELDPRTERRRLAELEVMLDQAWDLLRHRRARIGLGESPDAVQANPVAQVEGYLQ, encoded by the coding sequence ATGAGCGAACAGGACATTCTGGCGCGCATCAAGAAACTGGTCGACCAGGAGCACGAGCTGCGCTCGCAGGCCACCCGGGGCGAGTTGGACCCGAGGACCGAGCGCCGGCGTTTGGCCGAACTCGAAGTGATGCTGGATCAGGCGTGGGATCTGCTCCGGCACCGCAGGGCGCGGATCGGCCTCGGCGAGTCCCCGGACGCCGTCCAGGCCAATCCTGTTGCCCAGGTCGAGGGCTACCTCCAATAG